One genomic region from Enoplosus armatus isolate fEnoArm2 chromosome 17, fEnoArm2.hap1, whole genome shotgun sequence encodes:
- the LOC139299819 gene encoding epithelial membrane protein 2-like has product MLILLAAIFALHIIGIILLLVATIDNAWWMTDNTSTDVWARWIQQNGVWNYTDLPSGSHYPQDYLQAVQASSVLACIFSILGIFVFVAQLFTLSKGQRFTISGIFQLLACLCIMIAASIYTDRFHLDEGSLGWYGHCYILAWIAFALTFISSITYFVLRKKTA; this is encoded by the exons ATGCTGATTCTCCTGGCTGCCATCTTTGCCCTCCACATCATAggcatcatcctcctcctggtGGCCACCATTGACAAT GCCTGGTGGATGACTGACAACACCTCCACTGATGTGTGGGCCCGATGGATACAGCAAAATGGAGTGTGGAACTACACTGATCTTCCCTCAGGCTCACACTACCCACAAG ATTACCTCCAAGCAGTGCAGGCCAGCTCAGTGCTCGCTTGTATATTCTCCATCCTGGGCATCTTCGTGTTTGTGGCGCAGCTCTTCACCCTCAGCAAAGGACAGAGGTTCACCATCTCTGGCATCTTTCAGCTCCTTGCCT gcctGTGCATCATGATCGCAGCCTCCATCTACACAGACCGCTTCCACCTCGATGAGGGCAGCTTGGGCTGGTACGGTCACTGCTACATCCTGGCGTGGATCGCCTTCGCTCTCACGTTCATCTCTTCCATCACTTACTTTGTGCTACGCAAGAAGACTGCGTGA